GGGTTTCCCGGACCGGGTGGACGGGCGAGGCGGGGATCGAGGTCTACTGCAACAGCGGTCCGGAGGCTACGGATCATGACGCCCTCTGGGATCATCTGTTGGCCTGCGGTGAGCCCTTGGGCATGGAGTTCAGCTCGTCCTCATCGATGGGCATACGGCGCATCGAAGCCGGCATCCTGGACAACGGCACCGATATCGAACCGGACCTGACACCGTTCGGCGCCGGCCTGGGGAACTTCGTCGCGCTGGAAAAGGGGGACTTCATCGGACGTTCCGCCCTGGCAGAGGCTGATCGCACTCAGCTCCTGTTCGGCCTGGTCTGCGCCGCCGCTGCGCCGGACGCCGGGATGCAGGTGCACTTCGAGGACGGCCCGGTCGGCCACATCACGATCGGCACCTGGTCGCCCGCGCTGGATGCGGGCGTCGGCTACGTGCGCTTCGATCGGCCGCTGCCGGGCGGCGACTGGCTGGGCAAGACCGTTTTCCTGCTCGACCACGAGGGAACCCCTCATCGGGCGACCGTTGACACGCTGCCGTTCGTGGACAAGGAGAAGCGGTTGCCCCGCGCCGAATGGGGTAGCGGACCGTCCGGGAAACAGGGCGTCACCCGGTCCGGTTGACGCCGGCCCGCCGATACCTGGTATCTTGCGGGCCTGAT
This genomic stretch from bacterium harbors:
- a CDS encoding aminomethyltransferase family protein gives rise to the protein MTGDRHFYVETFGTVRLSSFRQGLSPFADRYVTDRTIFGMYCDRLYPLMTTRDEDPVPQYWKLRNGVLLYDVPEKPLEIIGPDAARMLERALTCRVGTLAVGRARYGIACNEDGTVLMDGVIMRLAPDRYWYVKANGEFESWLSALAIGLDAEVSDPDSRVLQIQGPKSLDVLDAAIGGGLSGDFRYFHAGFFDIGGQTLWVSRTGWTGEAGIEVYCNSGPEATDHDALWDHLLACGEPLGMEFSSSSSMGIRRIEAGILDNGTDIEPDLTPFGAGLGNFVALEKGDFIGRSALAEADRTQLLFGLVCAAAAPDAGMQVHFEDGPVGHITIGTWSPALDAGVGYVRFDRPLPGGDWLGKTVFLLDHEGTPHRATVDTLPFVDKEKRLPRAEWGSGPSGKQGVTRSG